A genomic window from Dermacentor silvarum isolate Dsil-2018 chromosome 9, BIME_Dsil_1.4, whole genome shotgun sequence includes:
- the LOC125940160 gene encoding female-specific histamine-binding protein 1-like produces the protein MYLILSLLALGGASGMASSSAGTSQSEGSMAPETEKPPAWANETRLGKYQRAEEVLNETATFYIVKSTYNKVDELWGTNFSCVSMRHIKEDNQKTYFSFKNSSAQTKYTLNLTTALTATFGYKENNTIQYQLPDCSFLNNTVIFTNKECTLMSVSYGNARNDNQGCELWARKEYLENRTVPLCCYFLFDMLCAQIGSYNVPYDNCNSY, from the exons ATGTATCTCATACTGTCATTGTTAGCACTGGGAGGTGCCTCAGGCATGGCATCCTCGAGCGCGGGCACTTCTCAAAGCGAAGGATCGATGGCTCCGGAAACGGAAAAGCCCCCAGCGTGGGCGAACGAGACGAGGCTTGGAAAATACCAGCGCGCAGAGGAG GTCTTAAACGAAACAGCAACATTTTATATCGTCAAATCAACGTACAATAAAGTCGACGAATTGTGGGGCACTAATTTTTCTTGCGTCAGCATGCGACACATCAAGGAAGACAACCAAAAGACATATTTCTCATTCAAAAACTCGTCAGCGCAGACAAA ATACACGCTAAATTTGACAACTGCACTTACTGCTACGTTTGGATACAAGGAGAATAACACCATTCAATACCAGCTACCTG ATTGCTCATTTCTAAATAATACAGTCATCTTTACCAATAAAGAATGCACACTTATGAGTGTCTCATATGGAAATGCCCGCAATGACAACCAAG GGTGTGAACTGTGGGCCAGGAAGGAATACCTCGAGAACCGCACTGTCCCTTTGTGTTGTTACTTTCTGTTTGATATGCTCTGTGCGCAAATAGGAAGCTACAACGTACCGTATGATAATTGCAACAGTTACTAA